From the Magnetospirillum sp. WYHS-4 genome, the window GCCTCCATGGCGCGGCGCCAGACCTGGACGATCATCGGCTGGCCGTGGATGTCGGCCAGCGGCTTGCCGGGCAAGCGGGTGGAGGCCATGCGGGCCGGCACGACGACGATGGGATTGAGACGCGTGTCCATGGCCCGTCCGTCGGCCCTACTTGGCGTCTCTCAAAGCCGCGGTCTTGTCGCGCAGGACCTCCAGCAGGCCGGAGATCTTGCCGCCCTTCTGGCTGACGATGGAGGCGAATTCCGAGCGCAGGGTGGCGCTCATGGAAGTGCCTTCCACCAGCACGTCCATCACCTTGGTGACGTTGTCCTTGCTGGCGATGCGCCAGGCGACGTTGATCGGGTCGCCCGGATTCTTGCGCATGATGTGCGAAAAGACGGTGACCGCGCCTTCCTCGCCCGGGGTGCTCTTCTGGATCTTGAGGGTTTCGCCGCTGTAGTTGGCGAAGCGATCCACGTAGGTCGCGATCATCAGGTCCTCGAAGAGCTTCTGGTACTCGTCCTTCTCGGCATCGGTGGTTTGGCCCCAGTGCTTGCCCAGCACCCAGCGGCCGATGGACTTCACGGCGAAATGCTCGTTGAACATCTTGCGGAAGCGGGTTACCCGCTCCTGGCGCGAAATGTCCGGGATGGTCAGGGACTGCACCGCCTGGTCGGCCAGGGAGGCGACGAAATCCTCGGCGTGTTTGGTGTCGCTGGCGGAAGCGGCCAAAGGCCAGGCGGCGGCCAGCAGGGCGGCGGCGAACAGGCGCAGCAACGATCGGCGAACCAACATGGCGGACCCCTTCTCGAAAGACGCTGCTGCTGCCTACCACAAGGAAGGCGAAAAAAAAAGCGACGGGAATCACATTCCCCTGCGCGTCGCCCTTTCCCGACGTCACTTGGCTTGACCTTGCCGGTGCGAGTGGACATGCTTGTTGCGGTTGCGAAGGGCGGAAGGAACGGACCGTGGCGGTGATCGGGCGGCTGATCGCGGGATTCAAGGGCTTCCGGGCCAAGTACTTCGAGCAGCGCCCCGACCTGTTCGCCGATCTGGCGGCACGCGGCCAGGCGCCGGGTGCCCTGGTGGTAGCCTGTTCGGATTCGCGCGTCGATCCGGCCATCCTGCTGAACGCGGAGCCGGGCGAACTCTTCGTCGTCCGCAACGTGGCGAACTTGGTGCCGCCCTATCAGCCGGACGGCCATTATCACGGCACCAGCGCGGCGGTGGAATTCGCCGTCCGCGACTTGGGGGTCCGGCATGTGATCGTGCTGGGCCATTCCCATTGCGGAGGCATCGCCGCGCTGCACCGGACCGTCACCGGTGCGGAACCGGAACGCGAATTCATCGCCCCCTGGGTATCCATCGTCTCCGGGGCGCTGGAGTCAGCCCATGGCGCCGCCTGCGGCCTGAACCGGCTGGAACAGGCGGCCATTTGCGTCTCGTTGTCCAACCTGAGGACCTTCCCTTGGGTCACGGAGGCCCTGGCCGGCGGCACCCTTGCGCTGCACGGCTGGTGGTTCGACATGGGCAGAGGGGAACTCTGGGCCGCTGACGAGTCTCAAGGGGTCTTCAACCGGCTGGCCTGATTATTTCGCGTCCTTGAGCGAGGTGGTCTTGTCGCGCAGCACCTCCAGCAGGGCGGAGATACGGATCGTTGATGGACGCCCAACCGGCGCGGGCGCATAGTAAAGCCATGACGGCCGTGCCCTTCGATACCCTGGAACTCGCCCGCCGCTTGCGCGACCAAGTGGCGACCAAAGCCGACCTGATGGACCTCGAACACCGGCTGACCATCAGGCTGGGGGCCATGCAGGCCGTGTTGGTGGCCCTGGTCGCCGCCTTGGTCAAGCTCTTGTAGCCTGCCGCTTTCGCAACCTCGTCATCCATGCTATCACCGCCCGCGATCGAGATCCCGACAGGCGAGAAGGCGGAAACATGGCTTCGAACGCGGCATCCCTCCTGGTGGCGACTCCCTTGCCCCACGACGTGCGGGTGTCGTTCGAATTCTTCCCCCCGAAGGACGACAAGGCCCAGCAGGCGCTCTGGGAATCCATCGAGCGCCTGGGCCCCGTCAAGCCGGCCTTCGTCTCGGTAACCTACGGCGCCGGCGGCTCGACGCGCGAACGCACCCACGAGACCGTCCGCCGCATCCGCCGCGAGACCGCCCTGGAACCCGCCGCCCACCTGACCTGCGTCGGCCACAGCCGGGCCGAGGTCGACGCCATCGCCCGCCAGTACTGGGACGACGGCATCCGCCATATCGTCGCGCTCCGCGGCGATCCGCCCGAGGGGGCGACAAGGTACGAACCCCATCCCGAGGGCTACGCCTATGCCGTCGACCTGGTGAAGGGCCTGAAGGAAATCGCCGACTTCGAGATCAGCGTCGCCGCCTATCCCGAGGTCCATCCGGAAGCCCCCAGCCCTCAATTCGACCTGGACAACCTGAAGCGCAAGGTGGATGCCGGGGCCTCGCGCGCCATCACCCAGTTCTTCTTCGATCCCGCCGTCTTCCTTCGTTTCCGCGACAAGGCGGCCGGGGCCGGCATCCAGGTTCCCCTGGTGCCCGGCATCCTGCCGGTCAGCAACTTCCGCCAGGTCATCAAGTTCGCCGGGCTTTGCGGAGCCGCCGTGCCGGGCTGGATGCACGATCTGTTCGACGGCCTGGACGACGACGCGAACACCCGCAAGCTGATCGCCGCCACCGTGGCCGCCGAACAGTGCCGGGCCTTGCATGCCGAAGGCGTCAAGGACTTCCACTTCTACACCTTGAACCGCGCCGACCTGGCCTTCGCCATCTGCCATATCCTGGGCGTGCGGCCCAGCCGTTAGGGAGCCCCGCCATGGCCCATATCCAAGACGTCCTCAAGGACCGCGTCCTGCTTTGCGATGGCGGCACCGGGACCCGCGTCCAGGCCCTTGACCTGAAGGTGGAAGAAGACTTCTGGGGCCACGAGAACTGCACCGACATCCTGGTGCGGTCCCGCCCCGACGTGGTGATGGGCGTGCACCGCGCCTATTACGAGGCCGGCTCCGACATCGTGCTGACCAACACCTTCGGCGCCTCGCCGGTGACGCTGGGCGAGTTCGGCCTGGAGAAGGAGGCCTTCGGGCTGTGCCGGGAAGCCGTCGGCTTGGCCCGCCAGGTGGCGGAGGAATTCAAGGACGGGCGCGAGCGCTTCGTCTTCGGCGACATCGGGCCGGGCACCAAGCTGCCCAGCCTCGGCCACATCCCGTATGACGCGCTGGAGGCCAGCTTCGCCGTCCAGGCCGCCGGTCTGATCGCCGGCGGCGCCGACGCCATCCTGATCGAGACCTGCCAGGACCCCTTGCAGATCAAGGCCGCCGTCAACGGCGCCAAGCGCGCCCGCGCCGAAGCCGGCAAGGATACCCCGATCTTCGTCCAGGTGACGGTGGAAACCACGGGCACCCTGCTGGTGGGCAGCGACATCGCGGCGGTGGCCACCGCCATGATGGCCCTGGACGTGCCCTTGCTGGGCATGAACTGCGCCACCGGCCCGCAGGAAATGGCGGAACACGTCAAGTGGCTGGGCGAGAACTGGCCCGGCCTGATTTCCGTGCAGCCCAACGCCGGCCTGCCCGAGGTGGTGGACGGCAAGGCCTGCTATCCCCTGGGCGGGGAGGAAATGGCCCGTTGGATGGAACGCTTCGTCGTCGAGGACGGCATCAACATCGTCGGCGGCTGCTGCGGCACCAACACGCCCCACATCGGCGCCATCGACGCCATGTTGCGCCGACTGGCCCCCGCCGGTTCCCATCGTCCGGCACCGAAGGCGCGCAAGTCCGCCTGGACGCCGTCCGTCGCCTCCCTCTACGGCCAGACGGCGCTCCGCCAGGAAAACGCCTTCCTGGCCATCGGCGAACGCTGCAACGCCAACGGCTCCAAGAAGTTCCGCGACGCGCTCGCCGCCGAAGACTGGGACACCTGCGTCGCCATGGCGCGCGACCAGGTCAAGGAAGGCTCGCACACCATCGACGTCTGCACCGCCATGGTTGGGCGCGACGAAATCCGCGACATGACCGAGGTGGTGAGCCGCATGCGCGGTTCCGTCACCGCGCCCGTGGTGATCGATTCCACGGAACTGCCGGTCATCGAGGCGGCGCTGAAGCTTTACGGCGGCAAGGCGATCCTCAATTCCATCAATTTCGAGGACGGCGAGGAGCCGGCGGCGAAGCGCCTGGAACTGGCCCGCAAGTACGGCGCCGCCGTCATCGCGCTGACCATCGACGAGGCCGGCATGGCGAAGACGGCCGCGGAAAAGCTGCGCATCGCCCGCCGTCTTTACGAGTTTTCGGTTAACAGGCACGGCCTGCCGGCGTCCGACCTGATGTTCGATCCGCTGACCTTCACCGTCTGCACCGGCAACGAGGACGACCGCCGCCTGGCCCTGGAGACCCTGGACGCCATCGCGGCCATCGCCAAGGAAATGCCCGAGTGCCAGATCGTCCTGGGCTTGTCCAACGTCTCCTTCGGCCTGAAGCCGGCGGCGCGCACGGTGCTGAACTCGGTCTTCCTGGACGAGACGGTGAAGCGCGGCATGACCGGCGCCATCGTCCACGTCTCCAAGATCCTGCCGCTGCACACCTTGCCGGAAGAAGAGGTGAGGACGGCGCTGGACCTGATCCACGACCGCCGGCGCGAGGGCTACGATCCCCTGCAGGCCTTCATCGCCCTGTTCGCCGACCGCGCGGCCGGGCCGGCGGTGGCGAAGAAGCGGGCGGAAACGGTCGAAGAGCGTCTCAAGCAGCGCATCGTCGACGGCGACCGCCAGGGGCTGGAGGACGATCTGCTCGAAGCCTTGAAGACCCATGCGCCGCTCGCCATCGTCAACGACATCCTGCTGGACGGCATGAAGACGGTGGGCGAGTTGTTCGGGTCCGGCAAGATGCAACTGCCCTTCGTGCTGCAGTCGGCGGAAACCATGAAGGCTTCCGTCGCCCTGCTGGAACCCCACATGGAAAAGACCGACGGCTCGGCCAAGGGCACCCTGGTGCTGGCGACCGTCAAGGGCGACGTGCACGACATCGGCAAGAACCTGGTCGACATCATCCTGACCAACAACGGCTACAGGGTGGTCAACCTGGGCATCAAGCGGCCGGTGCAGGACATCATCGCCGCCGCCAGGGAGCACAAGGCCGATGCGGTCGGCATGTCGGGTCTGCTGGTCAAGTCCACCGTCATCATGCGCGAAAACCTGGAGGAAATGGCCCGCCAGGGGCTCGATGTGCCCGTCCTGCTGGGCGGCGCGGCGCTCACCCGCAAGTACGTGGAGGAAGACTGCCGCGCCGTCTATCCGGGCGGCCGGGTGGGCTACGCCCGCGATGCCTTCGACGGGCTCGACCTGATGGACAAGGTCCTTGGCGGAACTTTCGCCGCCTCGACGCCACGCCCGCGGAAGGCCGCCGCGGCCATCGATCTTCCGGCCACCCCGATGCGGCCTGTCGACTGGGAAGAAGTTGATTTGCGCCGCGCGGAACTACGCAAGGCGGTCGCGGTGCCCCGGCCGCCCTTCTGGGGCGCCAGGCTGGTGGAACGCATCGAGCCCAAGGCGCTGGTGCCCTTCCTCAACGAGACCATGCTCTACCAGTTCCACTGGGGCTTCAAGAAGGCGGGCCGGTCGCTGGACGAATGGAAGGCCTGGGCGGACCTGGAGGTGAAGCCCGTCCTCAAGCGCATGCTGGACCTTTGCGCCGCCGGGGACATCCTCAAGCCCCAGGCGGTCTACGGCTATTGGAAATGCGCCGCCGACGGAAACGAGGTGGTGCTGTTCGAAGAAGACGGCACCACCGAAGCCGCGCGCTTCGCCTTCCCGCGCCAGGCCGGCAAGGACGGGCTTTGCATCGCCGACTTCTTTCGCGCCGTCTCTTCCGGCGAACGCGACGTCATCGCGCTCCAGGCGGTGACCATGGGCGCCAAGGCATCCGATGTGGCGCGCCAGTGGTTCGCGGAAGACCGCTACCAGGACTATCTCTACCTGCACGGCCTGTCTGTGGAAATGGCGGAGGCGCTCGCCGAATACGTCCACAAGCGGATCAGGGGCGAACTGGGCTTCGGCCACGAGGACGCCCGCGAGATGGACAAGCTGCTCAAGCAGGGCTACCGGGGCTCGCGCTATTCCTTCGGCTATCCGGCCTGCCCGGACATGGCGAACCAGAAACCCTTGCTGAAGCTGCTGGGGGCGGACCGCATCGGGCTGGTCATGGACGAAAACGACCAACTCCACCCCGAACAATCCACCGCCGCCATCGTGCTGCACCACCCGCAGGCACGGTATTTCGTGGTGTGAGGAAGCGGTCCCCGCGCATTTTCTTGCCCTCCGCTGTGGAATCCTGTATCAAGGGGCGTCACCAAGGTCGGCTGTATGACCTGCTGGCTGCCCAAGGCGGCCGGAACAGCGACTTCCTGGCATTGCGGACGTCATATCGGCGGGGGTTCGACCCCAGGCCGGTCCGCAGGCCTTTCGAATGAAAGAACTCCGCAAGATGACCAATTTCTCCGGGCTCGGCCTTATCGAGCCCCTGCTGCGCGCCGTTGCCGCCGAGGGCTACGAGGCCCCCACTCCCATCCAGGCGCAATCCATTCCCCACCTTCTGGAAGGCCGCGACCTGCTGGGCGTCGCCCAGACCGGCACCGGCAAGACAGCCGCCTTCGTGCTGCCCCTGCTGAACGACCTGGCGTCCGCCGAGGGGCGTCCAGGCCCCCGCGAGGTCTTCAGCCTG encodes:
- a CDS encoding ABC transporter substrate-binding protein: MLVRRSLLRLFAAALLAAAWPLAASASDTKHAEDFVASLADQAVQSLTIPDISRQERVTRFRKMFNEHFAVKSIGRWVLGKHWGQTTDAEKDEYQKLFEDLMIATYVDRFANYSGETLKIQKSTPGEEGAVTVFSHIMRKNPGDPINVAWRIASKDNVTKVMDVLVEGTSMSATLRSEFASIVSQKGGKISGLLEVLRDKTAALRDAK
- a CDS encoding carbonic anhydrase translates to MAVIGRLIAGFKGFRAKYFEQRPDLFADLAARGQAPGALVVACSDSRVDPAILLNAEPGELFVVRNVANLVPPYQPDGHYHGTSAAVEFAVRDLGVRHVIVLGHSHCGGIAALHRTVTGAEPEREFIAPWVSIVSGALESAHGAACGLNRLEQAAICVSLSNLRTFPWVTEALAGGTLALHGWWFDMGRGELWAADESQGVFNRLA
- the metF gene encoding methylenetetrahydrofolate reductase; its protein translation is MASNAASLLVATPLPHDVRVSFEFFPPKDDKAQQALWESIERLGPVKPAFVSVTYGAGGSTRERTHETVRRIRRETALEPAAHLTCVGHSRAEVDAIARQYWDDGIRHIVALRGDPPEGATRYEPHPEGYAYAVDLVKGLKEIADFEISVAAYPEVHPEAPSPQFDLDNLKRKVDAGASRAITQFFFDPAVFLRFRDKAAGAGIQVPLVPGILPVSNFRQVIKFAGLCGAAVPGWMHDLFDGLDDDANTRKLIAATVAAEQCRALHAEGVKDFHFYTLNRADLAFAICHILGVRPSR
- the metH gene encoding methionine synthase, with the protein product MAHIQDVLKDRVLLCDGGTGTRVQALDLKVEEDFWGHENCTDILVRSRPDVVMGVHRAYYEAGSDIVLTNTFGASPVTLGEFGLEKEAFGLCREAVGLARQVAEEFKDGRERFVFGDIGPGTKLPSLGHIPYDALEASFAVQAAGLIAGGADAILIETCQDPLQIKAAVNGAKRARAEAGKDTPIFVQVTVETTGTLLVGSDIAAVATAMMALDVPLLGMNCATGPQEMAEHVKWLGENWPGLISVQPNAGLPEVVDGKACYPLGGEEMARWMERFVVEDGINIVGGCCGTNTPHIGAIDAMLRRLAPAGSHRPAPKARKSAWTPSVASLYGQTALRQENAFLAIGERCNANGSKKFRDALAAEDWDTCVAMARDQVKEGSHTIDVCTAMVGRDEIRDMTEVVSRMRGSVTAPVVIDSTELPVIEAALKLYGGKAILNSINFEDGEEPAAKRLELARKYGAAVIALTIDEAGMAKTAAEKLRIARRLYEFSVNRHGLPASDLMFDPLTFTVCTGNEDDRRLALETLDAIAAIAKEMPECQIVLGLSNVSFGLKPAARTVLNSVFLDETVKRGMTGAIVHVSKILPLHTLPEEEVRTALDLIHDRRREGYDPLQAFIALFADRAAGPAVAKKRAETVEERLKQRIVDGDRQGLEDDLLEALKTHAPLAIVNDILLDGMKTVGELFGSGKMQLPFVLQSAETMKASVALLEPHMEKTDGSAKGTLVLATVKGDVHDIGKNLVDIILTNNGYRVVNLGIKRPVQDIIAAAREHKADAVGMSGLLVKSTVIMRENLEEMARQGLDVPVLLGGAALTRKYVEEDCRAVYPGGRVGYARDAFDGLDLMDKVLGGTFAASTPRPRKAAAAIDLPATPMRPVDWEEVDLRRAELRKAVAVPRPPFWGARLVERIEPKALVPFLNETMLYQFHWGFKKAGRSLDEWKAWADLEVKPVLKRMLDLCAAGDILKPQAVYGYWKCAADGNEVVLFEEDGTTEAARFAFPRQAGKDGLCIADFFRAVSSGERDVIALQAVTMGAKASDVARQWFAEDRYQDYLYLHGLSVEMAEALAEYVHKRIRGELGFGHEDAREMDKLLKQGYRGSRYSFGYPACPDMANQKPLLKLLGADRIGLVMDENDQLHPEQSTAAIVLHHPQARYFVV